One segment of Brassica napus cultivar Da-Ae chromosome C3, Da-Ae, whole genome shotgun sequence DNA contains the following:
- the LOC106406397 gene encoding zinc finger CCHC domain-containing protein 7, with protein MPRRSDENEDKEDPVAIRDGSDEDEDEANEDLSLKILEKALSRRELDDSKDTSLSDLGGSGVVSTLMVNGRDSKSHKKKTKTSLEDAHEIPIVLKDQDENIPKGEDEKSAEPTSSNMVLKKLLRGARYFDPPDAGWETCYSCGEPGHVTINCPTPTKRKKPCFICGSLEHGAKQCTKGHDCYICKKSGHRAKDCPDKYKSGSKSAVCLRCGDFGHDMILCKYEYSRDDLKDIQCYVCKSFGHLCCVEPGNSPSWAVSCYRCGQLGHIGLACGRYHEESTEKDSASSCFRCGEEGHFSRECPNSSSISTSHGRDSPSLCYRCNGAGHFARECPNSFQVSKRNRETSTPSSNSHKKFKETPEYNSTPYESNGKKTKKKKRSKENSEHDSTPHESNGKKKKKSKENSQHYSTPHESNGKLKSKKKTHKGEQAHSTPQKSKQRGGWITEDPEEDSFQRGKMRRLRSLVTPSGHNHHRVPTTYMGGHKQRSPTFHSGGNFPTTPYGRNSSFESSGRVLSHPPSRWQPNYPSSRHHQHNQRYAPAPSRYGSAHHYDEFQGDYGRW; from the exons ATGCCGAGGCGCAGTGATGAAAACGAGGACAAGGAAGATCCAGTAGCCATTAGAGATGGCTCGGATGAAGACGAAGACGAAGCTAATGAAGATCTTAGCTTAAAGATATTGGAGAAAGCGTTATCGAGGCGTGAGTTAGATGATTCAAAGGACACAAGTTTGTCGGATCTCGGCGGTTCTGGTGTAGTAAGTACTTTGATGGTGAATGGACGAGATTCAAAGAGTCataagaagaagacgaagaccaGTCTAGAAGATGCCCACGAAATT CCCATTGTCTTGAAAGACCAAGATGAAAATATACCAAAAGGGGAAGATGAGAAATCTGCTGAACCAACATCTAGCAATATGGTTTTGAAAAAGCTTCTT CGTGGAGCGAGGTATTTTGACCCACCTGATGCTGGTTGGGAGACTTGTTATAGTTGTGGGGAGCCTGGTCACGTTACTATTAATTGTCCAACTCCAACAAAGCGTAAGAAGCCTTGCTTTATTTGCGGCAGTTTGGAACACGGTGCAAAGCAGTGTACAAAG GGACACGATTGTTATATTTGCAAAAAAAGTGGCCACCGAGCGAAAGATTGTCCAGATAAGTACAAAAGCGGATCTAAATCAGCTGTTTGCTTAAGATGTGGAGACTTTGGACATGACATGATATTGTGCAAGTATGAGTACTCTCGAGATGATTTGAAG GATATACAGTGCTATGTCTGTAAAAGCTTTGGCCATCTGTGCTGTGTTGAACCTGGCAACTCACCGTCATGGGCTGTGTCTTGCTACAGATGTGGTCAACTGGGTCACATTGGATTA GCATGTGGTAGATACCATGAGGAAAGCACAGAAAAAGATTCTGCCAGCTCATGCTTTAGGTGTGGGGAAGAAGGGCATTTCTCACGTGAATGCCCGAACTCGTCGAGCATAAGCACTTCACATGGAAGAGACTCGCCGAGTTTGTGCTACAGATGTAATGGAGCAGGACATTTTGCTCGTGAATGTCCGAATTCCTTCCAG GTTTCTAAGAGGAACCGTGAGACATCTACACCATCGAGCAATTCTCACAAGAAATTCAAAGAAACTCCGGAATACAATTCTACTCCCTATGAATCCAATGGGAAGAagactaagaagaagaagaggagtaaAGAAAACTCAGAACACGATTCTACTCCCCATGAATCCaatgggaagaagaagaagaagagtaaagAAAACTCGCAACATTATTCTACTCCCCATGAGTCTAACGGGAAGTTGAAGAGTAAGAAGAAAACACATAAAGGAGAACAAGCCCATTCTACACCACAGAAATCAAAACAGAGAGGGGGATGGATCACAGAGGATCCGGAGGAAGATTCTTTCCAAAGAGGAAAGATGAGGAGACTGAGGTCTCTTGTTACACCATCGGGTCATAACCACCATAGGGTACCCACTACATATATGGGTGGTCATAAGCAAAGGTCACCAACATTCCATTCCGGTGGGAATTTTCCGACCACACCATATGGTAGAAACTCATCATTCGAGTCTAGTGGGCGTGTCTTGAGTCATCCACCTTCAAGGTGGCAGCCAAATTATCCTTCTTCCCGTCATCATCAGCATAATCAAAGATATGCACCTGCACCCTCAAGGTATGGTTCGGCCCACCACTATGACGAGTTTCAAGGGGACTATGGTCGTTGGTAG